One region of Brachyhypopomus gauderio isolate BG-103 chromosome 9, BGAUD_0.2, whole genome shotgun sequence genomic DNA includes:
- the LOC143522630 gene encoding vitellogenin-like: protein MKAVVLALTVALVASQQINLVPDFVAGKTFVYNYEGRILGGVPQEGLAKAGVKISSKVLISSTAQNICVLKLLEPKLFEYSGVWPEDSFTPATKLTSALKSQLVTPIKFEYSNGVVGKVFAPAGVSSTVLNLHRGILNIFQLNLKKTQHVYELHEDGTQGVCKTHYMIREDGRTNHIAVTKSKDLTDCHERVIKDIGLAYLETCVECQQRLKSQTGTATYTYDMKFIDAQPVVSEARVEEVHEFSAFNTLNGAAQMRANQTLNLLEVQNKPTAPSTDQYSARGNLRYEFGTEILQTPIQLLKINNVQAQIVEVLKHLVENNVNKVHDDAPLKYVQLVQLLRFATMDDIVAIWAQYKTKPDYRRWILDTIPVIGTPVALKFINHKFQADELTKPELIQGLLFTLHMVKANPDTLRMTASLALDPKIKSIPMLRELIMLGYGSMIARYCAEVPSCPADLLKPIHDIVAEATSRADMHELTLALKVLGNAGHPSSIKPIMKLLPGFGSAAANLPMKVKDNAILALRRIAKTEPNMVQTVALQLYMDKTLHPELRMVACILLFDTKPSVALMSTIADALDKEPSMQVTSFTYSHMKSLTRSMAPDFVNVAAAANVAIRILSPRLDRLSFRFSRAFRADVYLSPVMLGAAASAFIINDGANIVPRAVVAKSRAYLAGAASDVLEVGVRTEGLQQVVTKIQAGNENTDWMTKIKHIMKDWRNLLPTNQPLASMYVKLLGQEIAFGQIDKHLIESVMEQAAQVATGKREYLREIVRALQIGIDVQYSKPMMPAEVRRILPTAVGLPMEFSHYTAAVAAASINVQATITPHLHKQTEPITLDHLRKTNVELHAEARPSIVMQTFAVIGVNTAFIQAAAIAKGKIHINVPGKLSVRAELPKNNFKVELVPVACPDHVATISFETVAVARNVEDLPSQRVVSLAPPAPSDAQPTWFPTSFQRTLCGVIPKIRTRACLDISFRNAGFIHNDLIYYIVGHHTVRISVSKADGPALERLELEVQLGPEAAEKLSKGISLVQDEGSEESNILLRLREMLKAGLKNIGSSSSSSSSSISSNQSPSNSSSSSSSKRSRSSSSSKISSSSSSSSSSSSARTSEATSTRGSFQQFHKNKYLALEEVAGTSSSSFEKQAKLLGDSVPPAFAIIARAVRTDRALGYQLAAYLDKSTSRVQIVFSSTAQNDKWKICADGVLPSKHKIAAKLAWGVDCQEYSVHAKIETGLHESKLAARLKLKWERLPEILNILSIYTKRTSDYITVVAPLVGISVDTTNNKNRQIVLIVSISDKDSVNIVFRCPKMTLSRKNVPLPICLSHDYDQHAAL, encoded by the exons ATGAAAGCTGTTGTGCTTGCCTTGACTGTGGCCCTTGTGG CAAGTCAACAGATTAACCTAg TTCCAGACTTTGTTGCCGGTAAGACCTTTGTGTACAACTATGAGGGTCGGATCTTGGGTGGTGTGCCTCAGGAGGGCCTGGCCAAGGCTGGTGTGAAAATCAGCAGCAAAGTTCTCATCAGTTCTACGGCTCAGAACATATGCGTCCTGAAG CTCTTGGAACCCAAGCTCTTTGAGTACTCTGGTGTCTGGCCTGAGGATTCTTTCACTCCTGCCACTAAACTCACCTCAGCACTGAAGAGTCAGCTTGTAACTCCCATCAAATTTGAGTACTCTAATGGTGTGGTTGGAAAAGTATTTGCCCCTGCTGGAGTTTCATCTACTGTTCTGAACCTGCACAGAGGTATCCTCAACATCTTTCAGCTCAACCTGAAGAAGACCCAGCACGTGTATGAACTGCACGAG GATGGAACTCAGGGTGTCTGCAAGACCCATTACATGATCAGAGAAGATGGAAGAACCAATCACATTGCTGTGACCAAGTCCAAAGACCTGACCGATTGCCATGAAAGGGTGATCAAGGATATCGGTTTGGCCTATCTTGAGACATGTGTTGAATGCCAGCAG AGACTTAAGAGTCAGACTGGAACTGCAACCTACACGTACGACATGAAGTTCATTGATGCTCAACCTGTGGTCTCTGAGGCTAGAGTTGAAGAGGTCCATGAGTTTTCAGCATTCAATACACTTAATGGAGCAGCACAGATGAGAGCCAA CCAAACGTTGAACTTACTGGAGGTGCAGAACAAGCCCACCGCTCCTAGCACTGACCAGTATTCAGCCCGTGGAAACCTACGTTACGAGTTTGGCACTGAGATACTTCAAACCCCTATTCAGCTTCTGAAGATCAACAATGTACAGGCTCAG ATTGTGGAGGTCTTGAAGCATCTGGTTgaaaacaatgtaaataaaGTCCATGACGACGCTCCTTTGAAGTATGTTCAGCTTGTGCAACTCCTGCGTTTTGCAACTATGGATGATATTGTGGCCATTTGGGCTCAGTACAAGACCAAGCCTGATTACAG ACGATGGATTCTGGATACGATACCTGTTATTGGTACACCAGTAGCTTTGAAATTCATCAATCACAAGTTCCAAGCTGATGAGCTAACCAAGCCAGAACTCATCCAGGGCCTTCTGTTCACTTTGCACATGGTCAAGGCTAATCCTGACACTCTCCGCATGACTGCT AGTCTGGCTCTGGACCCAAAAATCAAATCGATTCCAATGCTGCGTGAGTTGATCATGCTGGGCTATGGTTCCATGATTGCCAGATACTGTGCTGAAGTTCCTTCATGTCCTGCTGATCTCCTGAAG CCGATCCATGACATTGTTGCTGAGGCTACTTCCAGAGCCGATATGCATGAACTCACCCTGGCACTGAAGGTTCTGGGCAATGCAGGCCACCCATCTAGCATTAAGCCCATCATGAAACTCCTCCCAGGATTTGGATCTGCAGCTGCAAATTTACCCATGAAAGTGAAAGATAATGCCATCTTGGCCCTTAGGAGAATTGCCAAGACAGAACCGAACATG GTCCAGACGGTGGCACTTCAACTGTATATGGATAAGACTCTTCATCCTGAACTGCGTATGGTTGCCTGTATTCTGCTCTTTGATACCAAGCCTTCAGTAGCTCTTATGTCCACTATTGCTGATGCCTTGGATAAGGAACCCAGCATGCAAGTCACCAGCTTTACTTACTCTCACATGAAGTCTCTGACAAGAAGCATGGCCCCTGATTTCGTCAATGT GGCTGCTGCAGCTAATGTTGCCATCAGAATCTTAAGTCCCAGACTGGACAGACTGAGCTTCCGTTTCAGCAGAGCCTTCCGTGCTGACGTTTATttgt CTCCTGTTATGCTTGGTGCTGCTGCTAGCGCTTTCATCATCAATGATGGTGCCAACATCGTGCCCAGAGCTGTAGTGGCAAAATCACGTGCCTACCTGGCTGGAGCTGCTTCTGATGTTCTTGAG GTTGGTGTGAGAACAGAGGGACTCCAGCAAGTTGTGACGAAAATCCAAGCTGGTAATGAGAACACCGACTGGATGACCAAGATAAAGCACATCATGAAG GACTGGAGAAATTTGTTGCCAACAAATCAGCCACTGGCTTCCATGTACGTCAAACTCCTCGGACAAGAAATTGCCTTTGGCCAAATTGACAAACACCTAATTGAAAGTGTCATGGAACAAGCAGCACAG GTTGCTACAGGGAAACGTGAATACCTGAGGGAGATTGTTAGGGCACTTCAGATTGGGATTGATGTCCAGTACTCCAAGCCCATGATGCCAGCTGAGGTGCGTCGCATCCTTCCCACTGCTGTTGGTCTGCCGATGGAGTTCAGTCATTacactgctgctgttgctgcagCATCTATCAATG TTCAGGCAACCATCACACCTCATTtacataagcaaacagagcCCATCACTCTTGACCACTTGAGGAAGACTAATGTTGAGCTGCATGCTGAGGCCAGACCAAG tatTGTCATGCAGACATTTGCTGTAATTGGAGTGAACACTGCCTTCATTCAGGCTGCCGCAATAGCCAAAGGAAAGATCCATATAAATGTGCCAGGAAAACTTAGTGTAAGAGCTGAACTTCCAAAGAATAACTTCAAGGTGGAGCTTGTACCTGTGGCATGTCCCGATCATGTTGCAACCATTAG CTTTGAGACTGTGGCTGTAGCCAGGAACGTTGAGGACCTCCCTAGCCAGAGGGTTGTGTCTCTGGCACCTCCAGCACCCTCAGATGCTCAGCCCACTTGGTTCCCAACTTCATTTCAAAGGACATTGTGTGGTGTCATCCCCAAAATTCGCACGAGGGCATGCCTAGACATTTCCTTCCGCAACGCTGGCTTTATTCACAACGATCTTATTTACTACATTGTTGGACACCACACAGTTCGTATTTCAGTGTCAAAAG CTGATGGCCCTGCCCTTGAAAGACTGGAGCTTGAGGTCCAACTTGGTCCtgaggcagctgaaaagctgagTAAAGGAATTAGCCTTGTTCAAGATGAAGGCTCAGAAGAAAGTAACATCCTGTTGAGGCTGAGGGAAATGCTGAAGGCTGGACTGAAGAACATCGGGTCAAGCTCATCGAGCTCCTCTTCCTCAATCAGCAGCAATCAGAGTCCCAGCAATTCCAGCAGTTCCAGTAGTTCCAAGAGATCCAGAAGTTCCAGTAGTTCCAAGATATCCAGTAGTTCCAGTAGTTCCAGTAGTTCATCCAGTGCTCGCACATCTGAG GCCACTTCTACACGTGGAAGCTTCCAGCAATTCCATAAGAACAAG TATTTGGCCTTAGAGGAAGTGGCAGGGACCAGCAGCTCCAGTTTTGAGAAACAG GCTAAATTACTTGGAGATTCTGTTCCACCTGCCTTTGCCATCATTGCTCGTGCTGTTAGAACTGACCGTGCACTGGGATATCAGCTTGCTGCTTACTTGGACAAGTCCACTTCAAGAGTCCAGATTGTGTTTTCCTCAACTGCCCAAAATGACAAATGGAAGATCTGTGCTGATGGTGTTCTGCCAAGCAAGCATAAAATCGCT GCCAAGCTTGCGTGGGGTGTAGATTGCCAGGAATATTCTGTACATGCCAAAATTGAGACCGGCCTGCATGAGTCAAAACTTGCTGCCCGTTTGAAGTTGAAGTGGGAAAGACTCCCAGAAATCCTGAACATTCTCAGCATCTACACCAAGAG GACATCAGACTACATTACAGTGGTAGCTCCTTTGGTTGGAATTTCTGTTGACACAACCAATAACAAGAACAGACAGATTGTCTTGATCGTCTCTATTTCAGATAAGGACTCTGTAAACATTGTTTTCAGGTGTCCAAAG ATGACACTGTCAAGGAAAAATGTGCCTCTTCCGATTTGCCTGTCCCATGACTATGATCAACATGCTGCACTATAA